From the Thermovirga lienii DSM 17291 genome, one window contains:
- a CDS encoding protein of unknown function DUF107 (PFAM: Clp protease; NfeD-like~COGs: COG1030 Membrane-bound serine protease (ClpP class)~InterPro IPR002810~KEGG: aco:Amico_0686 protein of unknown function DUF107~PFAM: protein of unknown function DUF107~SPTR: Putative uncharacterized protein), producing MRSYRAGKWCLGVMFFLFIAASCPAYGVEIREVKNVLNSSFNGVVGVVMEDHLEDVISEAEKINAELIVIDMDTPGGLVSSMRAITQKILDSPVPVVVWVSPAGARAASAGAFILEAAHVAAMSPGTNVGAAHPVTAGGEDVPEEMNRKITNDLAAQIRALAEERGRDPSSCEKMVTESASYTAREALQEGVIDVVASDLPTLLEAIDGRLVKLPGSTVKLDLKDYRVHRYEMSPRLKVLHFISRPDVAYLLLLVGLYAIIFEVMSPGGFVLGTSGLVLVLLGSLGLRMLPLNWAGIVLLVVGIAVMILDLAVGGIGILSLFGAAALIVGGLVIYRAPGGELLNMSYSFLVGAVVAITVFFLVAAWAVWRSLSKKAVSGSEGLIGLEGVALTDLAPSGTVKCHGEIWEAKSLNGDKIESNTPIRVIKSEGLVLYVEPIIGKKEDDGNDG from the coding sequence ATGAGAAGTTATAGGGCCGGCAAATGGTGTTTGGGAGTGATGTTTTTTCTGTTTATAGCAGCGTCTTGCCCTGCTTATGGAGTGGAGATAAGGGAAGTAAAGAATGTCTTGAACTCTTCTTTCAACGGAGTAGTGGGGGTGGTAATGGAAGACCATTTGGAAGACGTCATCTCGGAGGCAGAAAAAATCAATGCAGAGCTCATAGTCATAGATATGGATACCCCTGGGGGCTTGGTGAGCTCCATGCGAGCCATTACGCAGAAGATTTTGGATTCCCCGGTGCCGGTGGTGGTATGGGTGAGTCCAGCGGGAGCTAGGGCTGCTTCTGCTGGGGCCTTTATATTGGAGGCCGCTCACGTGGCAGCTATGTCACCTGGAACCAACGTGGGGGCTGCTCACCCAGTCACTGCAGGAGGCGAAGATGTACCAGAGGAGATGAACAGAAAGATAACCAATGACCTTGCTGCCCAAATTAGGGCCTTGGCGGAAGAGCGAGGCAGGGATCCAAGTTCTTGCGAAAAGATGGTTACGGAGAGCGCCTCCTACACGGCAAGGGAGGCCTTGCAGGAAGGGGTGATAGATGTTGTGGCTTCTGATTTACCCACACTCCTTGAGGCGATCGATGGAAGGCTCGTTAAGTTACCAGGTAGCACGGTAAAGTTGGACTTGAAAGATTACAGGGTCCATCGTTATGAAATGTCTCCTAGGCTGAAAGTGCTCCACTTCATATCCCGGCCGGATGTAGCTTATCTACTTTTGTTGGTTGGACTTTACGCCATTATATTTGAGGTTATGTCTCCTGGAGGTTTCGTCCTTGGCACTTCGGGTCTTGTCCTGGTTTTGCTTGGCTCCTTAGGTTTGAGGATGCTTCCTCTCAATTGGGCAGGGATAGTTTTGCTTGTCGTCGGCATTGCTGTAATGATCCTGGATCTTGCCGTTGGCGGAATAGGCATTTTAAGTCTGTTTGGCGCTGCTGCCCTCATTGTGGGGGGATTGGTCATATACAGGGCTCCGGGAGGTGAGCTTTTGAACATGTCTTACAGTTTCTTGGTTGGTGCGGTAGTCGCAATCACGGTTTTCTTTTTGGTGGCGGCCTGGGCTGTTTGGAGATCCTTGTCCAAGAAGGCCGTTTCAGGAAGTGAGGGGCTTATCGGCTTGGAAGGGGTGGCGCTAACCGATTTGGCCCCCTCTGGGACTGTAAAGTGTCACGGTGAGATTTGGGAGGCCAAAAGCCTAAATGGAGACAAGATAGAAAGTAATACCCCTATAAGGGTTATCAAAAGTGAAGGATTGGTCCTTTATGTGGAACCAA